From one Brachypodium distachyon strain Bd21 chromosome 4, Brachypodium_distachyon_v3.0, whole genome shotgun sequence genomic stretch:
- the LOC100831997 gene encoding uncharacterized protein LOC100831997 codes for MAQAQMVALMAVMAAMLKRQNKQQTRPRESFEANNVGEAVTRMIPYLEDTTQANQDIYFDGWSGLAASKVLRAIAQDPPPSLTSKFDSIIHVDCSRWKNRRAVQKEIAHKLELQQQVMDIFSKQDEDDDLNGVDEGHRVEIRDVGRAIHHALQGRSCLVVFHNGSNQLVDFNDFGIPKYTDAWSNHVSKVLWTFRGRLNVVKGDGQTKPKVKSIPKEPDEEQLTEGVNNSQIYLYSYFGPTKSYWMDMLQEEAKEIVQYTDSLDATAEEATKCCLYLLSLACQYCENMDYNWATHASNYWVCDGIIQGGQSDKAWKVAASLHQQMRLEDYSPDRKPHFDDKLEAPPNRWVSEVAKGPTYSYDRNVHPESTSFFLTSWRDRLDEPSNMFQQSKNLCVLKLYQCTFSFYSPPFSCCRSLRFLGLDHCKDQGHEQKQKRPAMEFFHSLWVLDICYTDWGPGISEEITEQMVSNIREVHIKKGRIWRHNLAWRELKNLHKLLVIEPTSPWETGKKDEFTDMLKLELLDLSKNSTMQILPSLSGATGLKILVLDGCVGLDHVDHEELPPLLESFSLDARDKEGDVNKEAAIARISLVGCARLVNFRLGGSLPKLAELDISATAVEILNLQNPVVQVPSLQQIILLRCLQLKTILLPGEGLPKLGVFQIDSNSPGQIIWPCMWDESLLPGTCCTYTDVAIDKVAAGHEHNSSVQFQPSGCHLEIGEGIAYNNMASAQGVSSVISMLNKAGSMHMHDNSSITTAIPERLVSAGRKKIGWFHLKQCHVARCPMLHTIFPSHYEFNCFQELESFSASDLLMARCIWSKGMISTQEDLAAGSFVNLRSIQLQSCPRLTFVLPLWSFTLPNLETLKIAYCYDLKYVFPVDLAGIAASHGKRVLFQNLKSIHLQELPKLQKICEAQMIAPNLETVKLRGCWSLRCLPATAIPHGDSRPVVDCEKDLWEKLEWDGLEAGHHHSLFVPRHSLYYKQVLPRVSVLR; via the coding sequence AGCTTTGAGGCAAACAATGTTGGAGAGGCCGTCACACGGATGATTCCTTATTTAGAAGATACAACCCAAGCAAATCAGGACATCTACTTTGATGGATGGAGTGGACTCGCTGCATCCAAGGTCCTTAGAGCTATAGCTCAAGACCCTCCACCATCTCTCACAAGCAAGTTTGATAGCATTATCCATGTCGACTGCTCAAGATGGAAAAATCGAAGAGCAGTACAAAAGGAAATTGCACATAAGCTAGAGCTTCAACAACAAGTAATGGATATCTTTTCCAAACAAGACGAGGATGATGATCTCAATGGGGTAGATGAAGGCCATAGGGTGGAGATAAGAGATGTGGGGAGAGCCATTCATCATGCCTTACAAGGACGCAGCTGTTTAGTGGTGTTCCACAATGGGAGCAACCAGTTGGTAGACTTCAATGATTTCGGCATTCCTAAATATACAGATGCATGGTCAAACCATGTTAGTAAGGTACTGTGGACATTCCGAGGAAGGCTCAACGTAGTTAAGGGAGATGGGCAAACAAAACCTAAAGTAAAGTCTATACCAAAAGAGCCCGATGAAGAACAGTTAACAGAAGGAGTGAACAATTCACAAATTTATCTCTACTCATATTTTGGTCCAACCAAATCTTATTGGATGGATATGTTACAAGAAGAGGCCAAAGAAATAGTTCAATATACAGATAGCCTTGATGCCACGGCAGAAGAAGCTACAAAGTGTTGCTTGTATCTATTGTCACTGGCTTGTCAGTACTGTGAAAACATGGACTACAATTGGGCTACCCATGCTTCCAACTATTGGGTTTGTGATGGGATTATACAAGGAGGTCAGTCTGACAAAGCATGGAAGGTTGCTGCTTCTCTGCATCAACAGATGCGACTGGAAGATTATTCACCTGATAGGAAGCCCCACTTTGATGACAAATTGGAGGCTCCCCCGAACCGGTGGGTTTCAGAAGTCGCCAAAGGGCCCACATATAGTTATGATCGGAATGTACATCCAGAGTCAACATCATTTTTCTTGACAAGCTGGCGAGATAGACTCGATGAACCATCAAACATGTTTCAACAGTCGAAGAATCTTTGTGTACTGAAACTATATCAGTGTACCTTCAGCTTTTATTCACCTCCTTTCTCTTGCTGCCGCAGCTTAAGATTCCTTGGTTTAGATCACTGCAAAGATCAGGGGCATGAGCAGAAGCAAAAGAGGCCAGCAATGGAGTTTTTTCATAGCCTGTGGGTGCTGGACATATGCTACACAGATTGGGGACCAGGAATATCCGAAGAGATAACTGAGCAAATGGTATCAAACATTAGAGAGGTACACATAAAGAAGGGAAGGATCTGGCGCCACAATCTTGCATGGCGAGAACTGAAAAACCTACACAAGCTTCTTGTAATTGAGCCTACAAGTCCATGGGAGACTGGCAAGAAGGACGAGTTCACAGATATGTTAAAGTTGGAGCTTCTTGACCTATCTAAGAATAGTACGATGCAAATTTTGCCAAGCCTATCAGGGGCAACTGGTCTCAAGATTCTTGTGCTCGATGGTTGTGTTGGATTGGATCATGTTGACCATGAAGAACTTCCTCCATTACTTGAATCGTTCAGCCTAGATGCAAGAGATAAAGAAGGAGATGTTAACAAGGAAGCTGCAATTGCTCGCATCTCCTTGGTCGGTTGTGCAAGATTGGTTAACTTCAGATTGGGTGGGTCATTGCCAAAACTTGCAGAACTGGATATTTCAGCCACAGCAGTCGAAATTCTTAACCTCCAAAATCCGGTTGTCCAGGTCCCAAGCCTCCAACAAATAATTTTGCTGCGTTGTTTGCAGCTCAAAACCATATTGTTGCCAGGAGAGGGTTTGCCGAAGTTGGGAGTATTTCAGATTGATTCGAATAGTCCCGGACAAATAATTTGGCCGTGTATGTGGGATGAGTCATTACTCCCTGGTACTTGCTGCACCTACACTGATGTTGCTATTGACAAGGTAGCTGCTGGCCATGAGCACAACAGTTCCGTGCAGTTTCAACCATCAGGCTGCCATTTGGAGATTGGTGAGGGAATTGCCTATAATAATATGGCAAGTGCACAAGGAGTCAGCTCAGTCATCTCTATGCTGAACAAGGCTGGGTCAATGCACATGCATGACAACTCTTCCATCACAACTGCTATCCCTGAACGCTTGGTGTCTGCAGGAAGGAAGAAAATTGGTTGGTTTCACCTAAAACAGTGCCATGTTGCAAGATGCCCAATGCTGCACACAATCTTCCCCTCTCATTACGAATTCAATTGCTTCCAAGAACTGGAGTCATTTTCGGCATCTGATCTGCTGATGGCCCGCTGCATTTGGAGCAAAGGAATGATCAGTACCCAAGAGGACCTGGCGGCTGGTTCCTTTGTGAATTTGCGGAGCATACAACTGCAGTCCTGCCCAAGGCTCACGTTTGTCCTCCCACTGTGGTCATTCACCTTGCCCAACTTGGAGACCCTCAAGATTGCGTATTGTTATGATCTAAAGTATGTATTCCCGGTGGACCTAGCAGGTATTGCTGCCAGCCATGGAAAACGTGTGCTGTTCCAAAATCTGAAGAGCATCCACCTGCAGGAGCTCCCCAAGCTGCAAAAGATATGTGAGGCCCAGATGATTGCTCCCAACCTTGAGACCGTCAAGCTcaggggctgctggagcctcagGTGCCTCCCGGCCACTGCCATCCCACATGGAGACAGCCGCCCTGTTGTGGACTGCGAGAAGGACTTGTGGGAGAAGCTAGAGTGGGACGGGTTGGAGGCCGGCCACCACCACTCTCTCTTTGTGCCACGCCACTCGTTATATTACAAGCAGGTCTTGCCTAGAGTCTCCGTCCTCCGGTGA